A window of Numenius arquata chromosome 10, bNumArq3.hap1.1, whole genome shotgun sequence genomic DNA:
AAGGAAGAAGTTCAGCTCTTAGGGGCAAAATCAAATATATTGTATTGAATATTTTGCTTAGCCTTCtaattttgctttcttcataAACTAGCCCATTGCCTTATTTCATGTGATGGCTTATATTTTACAATCAGAGACTTATTTCCTCCTACCGTTCAGTTGGGAAGTTACCACTTTGCTAAACCAGGTGTTTTGCCAGCTGTCACTGCTGTCACTTTTGCTAGATGTAAATGTATTAATATGATCCTGTGTTCTCTTAGAACTATGAGGTACCACATTTAAATTCTCTATTCTGGCTGCAGGCATTCATTAGCATGCATCTAATCTTAGTCTTGTTTCCACCGAGCAGGATAAACCCCAAAATTCACATTCTGAGCAAGGGCTGGATTAACGAGAAACACTTCAAAATGCCAAAAACAAATCTGTAAGCTATCCTTGAAGAAAATCAGTAGAAGTATTTGAGTGATCAGAAATTAGTGctttaaaatgtaaagaaaaacttTGGCACCATTAAATAGATAGAAACTGTGGACATAACAATCTTGGCAATACTATATGTGAATACACTACAACTTCAAGAAAACCTGTTGTAAATTTGCAGCAAAGCATCCTGTTAATTAAGCCTACTTATGAAACAGTTGGAAATGACTTTTAGCATCTGGAAATTTCTGGCAATGAAAAGAGAGTATATAAGAATGGCATGGACCTGGTAGCTACAGAAATTAAGCTTGATCTTGTAACTGGTCCAACATTGCAAATGTTTACACTATACTCTTTCCTTAAAGATATACTTAACAAGTAAACTTTACAAGTCTGAGTCAatggccactgaaacaaaaacTTTGTACGTGACTTCAGTGAGAGCTGCATGGGCTGTTTAGTCTTACCTAAAAGCATAAGCATCTCCAGTTACCATAAAGACTCCATACCCCTCCTAGCTAAATTTGGTGCAACCTGAGGCACTAATGCATGAACAGGAAACAGAATGTTAAATACTTCAAAACATCGCAACATGATGAAAACAGGATGGTGTCCGGAAAGCATTTGTTGGAAGAAGCTGATACCTTATTTATAtgggaaataatttgaaataggTGAACAGAAACAGTGACCTGGCACCACTATTAGAAGGTATAGAAATatcgggggaaaaaaaggaggagaaacagtAGTCTTACCAATATTGCCAACAAAATGAGATATCTAAAATTCATTCACATTTCCTTAGTACCTAGAAATTCTAGCTGGAATCCCTAATGTTTAAAAACATTGTTATTTTGTTCCATAGATAAGCTGTTTCCcttttttacaatatatttttttgaCCTAGTTGAAAATTTTGGAAGAGTTAGAATACTTCATAGTCTCAGCCCTTGAGGAAAGAGCTCTGCAGACCACATCTCCCTCAGATCTCCTAATATTGCAGAAAGAATTCCTCCTTTTTGATCTCCTGGCCAAGTGCTCAGCCCTCCAGTCTAAGACGATGGGAGCCATTCAGCACCACTTAGACAAAgtaactgtaatttttttccattaatgttCGGCACTTATTTAAGTTCTAGAAATTTCTGGAAACTTTCTAATTCTCATTAACTTCAGGACATACTTAGCACTAAATCTAGGGGAATAACAACACATATAGTAATTTGGCTCTGTTATGCAGATACGAGTTACTACGTGTATTTGCACAGAGAAAACTGCATCATGTAGTTCTTATTTGATGTTTCTATATTCATTTTGACATCATGAAAATTAATCccataagcatttttttttacaatcagtTTATGTTGTATTTTTGCTCTTGGAAAAGTTAAATTGTCTGGGAGAGCAcgtatttgttttctgttgctttaaagCAGGTTTTCGTTCAGCAGGTAGGTCTGATGTTGCTATGTGTTTGCTGAACAAAAAAGCATCTTTTGCAGTAAAAGTGgtgaaaatatttaatggaaCGTTGCTTTAGATTGCGTCTAAAAGCATAGCCTGCTAAAGCTGGTTACCAGTAGATTGTCTTTCTTCCCACATACATTTGTAGCACATTAAGCTTTATTTGACTTTTGTCAAAGTCAAGAAATTCAACCTCTGCCTTCTCAGTTCAGCCAACTGGTGTTAATGCACAGTAAAGCATTCCTTAGTTacataaatcacatttttcacaGTAACATGATCTCATTCTCTAAAGAGAATGAATACTCTTTGTTCAAGGAAGAGGTATTCAAGATtttggttttgtggctttttaaagGGTTCAGTATGGAACTTCAGACTTCATTTATAGCATTCTGTTCAAACCCAACTCTgaagatgaaaatttttttcctatatcttttttttttatggtgctcACCTGTACAGCACCAAGTGTTCCACAAACATAAGAGTTTAATTTCACAATATGCCATTAAATATATGGGAATTTAATAGACTATCAGTACTTTCCACTAATAGTGGGTGCCTAAATCTAGGatcatatttttaaagcataaattatATAACATGTGAATGCGCAACGTCATTTCAGATCCGACTTCAGAGTCTGAAACAATGAACCTCAAAATATATAGCAAAAATACTAATCCCAAATACATTTTTAGTTGAATTTTCTATCTTAAAGTTTCTGTGCTGAACTCAATATGAGTtcatatgaaatgaaaatgtatctGAACTCAAGTTTGAAGATAACTGCTCCTGAAAGGCAGGTTAAAAGTCCTCTCTGCAAGCAGGTATCTGTTTTCCAGGCGGTTTCTAGCCCAATGCTTTGGTCATCCAGCTGACATGCTAACCCAGGCAGCCTGAGACTTGGTTTCCaagctcataatttttttttaaaaagacaggctTCCAGGATATCCTCCCAGTATAGCTTGTATTTCCAAGACTTTCACAATTTGTCGCTCTAAGGCAGTCGACTGAGAAGACAAACTGGGACAACGATGGTTTCACCAGTTTGTGGAAGCCTGAAATTCGGCTGATTCAGAGACAGAGTGCCTACTCTTTTGAGACCCAGTTTTTTACAAAGCACAGGGCTTCTAAAACtattcagagaaaaatatatcaTCCATCTTCTTTCAACAAAGGGAAAACCTCTCCACACTTTTAGCTTTGTTCTTATACCTGAGCCTTTTGGCTCAAGTGTGTAAATAATGATAATATTAGCAAAACTGATGGAGAGCATGTGGATGGCAAAAAGAGATGTTTGGGGTGGGCAGTATCCAGCTAAGCAGAAAAATTTATTAGCAAATGAAAATAGGATTCTTTTAATTATTACATTTAAATAAGTGTCCCAGTTCTTTGTCCCATCTGGAGTTCATACAGTGCCATTTCATCAAACCTGCAATATTCTGGtcgggaaaaaaacctgcaatatTCTGgttgggaaaaaaacctgccaacAGCAACTTTTCATTCACTTCCTGCTTCTCGATTCAGAAGACAAACACAGACCTCTGAGCTTCACATAGTCTCTTTATCCACTCTTGTATGGCTTGCCATTATGTCAAGGGTAAATCCtgaaagcaatgatttttttcccctcttgtcttCTGCTTAAAGGAGCTCTTCTATTTGTGCTGAAATGGTCTGGAATTCTGCCAAAGCCTCCAGGATAAGCATATTTCAGTCTGGCAGTGAATTCCTGGGCAAAAGAACTACAGCCACCATCAAGAGAAAGTTATTTATAAAACCAGATACAAAATCTGTGAAAACTAGTGTAGCAATCTTAACTGAGGCCACTTGTCCCAGCTGCCAGTAGCGTGAATATCAAATGTGATACTTTGTGCATTTatcaaaatttaaacaaaagaGAGTAACTAGCATCCTGAGCCagataatttctgtttttctctgtagGTGTTCTCAGATTTAATACTTCTAACTGCCATTTAAAGCATAAGATTAGTGAGAGAATATGCgttttaaaatgtttgagataatatattaaaaaaatagttttgagaaATCTAGCAGCTAAAATGCCCTGTTGATCCATAGAtacttttaccttttcttttaacctatttttatctatttttattttgtctgctcaaaataaatgcacaaaacAGTTCATCAAGCCCTCTTTGAATTAACAATGAAATTCTACGTCATCTAAAACTAGCAATATATTTTCTTACAGGTTGCAACAGGAGCTCGTAATTCATTTTCAGTGGATAATCTAATTCCAAAATATAatctcaaacacacacataccTATGTATACGTGCATACACATGCATTTATATAcctatacacacatatgtatagatatatatttacAGCTTATAGATGTGGACATGAATAACTAGACCAATACATGTagtagttgttttttaaaaatgaataaaagctgTATCAATGTGTCTTGTGACCTTTTCCTTAGAAACAGGAATGACTGGGAGGCATTCAGATGCATTATCATTTAAGCAactaaaaaaagaatatataatcTATGTTCAAAAGATTAATTCAAAACATGTAGTTATGATGAGTTCCATTGTCTTTGAAGAAAAGAGGGGTGTTCTATCAAGAATTAACACCATCTAAAATAATCTCCCtttgttgaaattaaaaaaagaatcaaaagaatGGATCATCGCTTAATTTTCCACTTGGGTGGCAGAGAAAATGTGGCATCACTAGTCTCTGGGAACAGTCTTGGTCACTGCCAGCACTGCTTCTTTTACTGAAAAGTCTGTCTCTGAATTTAGGAAAGACAACTAAGTTTGTAGTCAGGTAGAATCTtagaaatttttactttaaattacaAAGATGCTACTTCTCAAATTATGAATTTCCATGGTTCAGTTAAGTGCCAGCCAGTAGATTAAAAAAGAGTCACTTTAAAAGTCACTTTAGTGAGCTTGAActacaaatgagaaaaaagggTTTTCATTTCAGGACTGAAGAAGTTAAAGGGTCATGTAAGGAAAGGGAATTAAGTTAAATATGAAAGGTAACTGTTTTGAAATTTATTAGTAAGTATattatttctgctgatttttcaaGAGAGACTACTTAAAACTAAAGCAAGGCTTAAagttatgaatattttaatttgacaTAAGTTCTGAGTCTATGTGATTGGAAGAATCCAAATAAAAGAGATGATAAAAATATTAGGTCATGGTAATTAAACTCAAagacagttttctttcaaaaggtgCAACTCCAAGTTAAGCTATTTcctttttagattaaaaatgaaTGTCTTATTTCTGATATGTGACAATGAATTTCGATCTAGAAAGTAGAAACTAATTACATTTAAAGTGTTCCACTAGGGCTAGTCATTAATATATTGAGAGCAGAAGTGACAGAAAAGAGTGAAATCGAAACTAATACCTgcctttttatatttattttacaggaaaTGTGTTTGTTGTAAGCCTGGCCGTTGCAGACTTGGTCGTAGCAATCTACCCATATCCCCTGGTCCTCACATCTGTATTTCACAACGGATGGAATCTGGGATACCTTCACTGCCAGATTAGTGGCTTCCTGATGGGCCTAAGTGTCATTGGATCAATCTTCAATATTACAGGCATCGCTATCAACCGGTATTGCTATATCTGCCACAGCCTCAAATACGACAAGCTGTACAGTGACAAGAACTCGTTGTGCTACGTTGCTCTTATCTGGGTCCTAACGTTTGTTGCTATCGTGCCCAACCTGTTTGTGGGATCACTACAATATGACCCCAGGATTTACTCATGTACATTTGCACAATCCGTGAGCTCCGCGTATACAATCGCAGTTGtgtttttccatttcctgctTCCCATAGCCATAGTTACTTTCTGTTACTTGCGGATATGGATCCTCGTTATTCAGGTAAGGAGAAGGGTTAAACCCGATAACAACCCCAGACTGAAACCACATGACTTCAGAAACTTTGTGACCATGTTCGTGGTATTTGTACTGTTTGCAGTCTGCTGGGCTCCTTTGAACTTCATAGGCCTTGCTGTGGCTGTCAACCCAGAAACTATAATCCCTAGGATTCCAGAGTGGTTGTTTGTATCGAGTTATTACATGGCATATTTCAACAGCTGCCTTAATGCCATCATATATGGACTCCTGAACCAGAACTTCAGAAGGGAATACAAGAGAATTATTGTCGCTTTTTGTACAGCAAAAGTTTTTTTCCAGGATAGTTCTAACGATGCGGGAGACAGGATGAAAAGTAAACCTTCTCCGTTGATTACAAACAACAACCAAGTGAAGGTGGACTCTGTCTGAAAATGGGAATCTTCTTATTGGCACCCAACAGCATCCAAATAAAGTATCTGTTTTGTTAGACTTAATATTAAGTATTAGTGAAATATCTCTTCTACACTGCAAGCACTTTGATCAAATTCTTGCATGGTATTTGGGAACTCAAGTTAAAGAGCCTTGACATACAGATCCTATTATACAATGGTATATCTCTTGTATAACAACACGATATCCTTGAGGGAATTACAAAATTATGCAtggatactttttcttttttttttttttatttttccccttaaatgGAGATAAACAACTAGAAAGAGATTGAAACAGAAGTATCCACATTGCTTGGCTCAATAAAAGAAATCTCAAAACTATTCCTACTACTTTCTGCCTGCTTCTTCTGGTCAGGTTATGGTCCTGATCCTAAAGCCTCTgagaacttcttttaaaagacaaaatcagACCAGTATGAAATATATTAGGAAATGTGAAGTGAGAAATCAAGGTAATTGAAAATTCATTAGGATTTTTGATAAGTACCTCTGCCTATATTGCTTTGCTCCTAACATGGACACTATTCTTCTTCTTTTGGAGATTAAACCTCACCAGCCCTCCTAGGAATGGCATTCCCAATTGATTTCtcaattttaaaatagcttttaggaGGAGAAATATACCTGACTGATTATCTTCAAAGTTACAAGGGCTGGAGGATAAacagccaggaaagaaaagagcCGTGATTCATCAGCTCAAGCTGTCTGGGCATGAAAAAAAGGTGTAGGAGGGGTGGAAAGAGAAATATAAACCACCATTCTTTCTGAAGAGACAGTAATTCACGAAATCGGGAAGTGCCCCAGAGGAGTTTCTAGGGAAACACCTCCTAGAAACAAAAGCGAGGAAGGATCATTTTCACTTGTGTACAGCACAGAAGTTCTAAACCTCTGTGAGAAGCAGATTAATGCATTTAAGAAGAACGGTGGGTGGGGATGTCAGTTTTGTCTGATTAGTGGAATCTTAACCTCATGAAACCCTGGGAAACGAGAAATATTTACAGGATGAGCATTTAACATCTTCAACTTGATCTTCTGAGAATAGCCTGAGACTGTAGGTTATTTTGCAACAGATaagcttttcaaaataatatttaggTGTTTACCACAATGACGAACATACTCTAATAACCTAGAACAATTCGATACctttaaataatagaaaagagAAATGCTACT
This region includes:
- the MTNR1A gene encoding melatonin receptor type 1A, with protein sequence MRVNGSDLNSTVLPRDPPAEGTPRRPPWVTSTLAAILIFTIVVDVLGNLLVILSVYRNKKLRNAGNVFVVSLAVADLVVAIYPYPLVLTSVFHNGWNLGYLHCQISGFLMGLSVIGSIFNITGIAINRYCYICHSLKYDKLYSDKNSLCYVALIWVLTFVAIVPNLFVGSLQYDPRIYSCTFAQSVSSAYTIAVVFFHFLLPIAIVTFCYLRIWILVIQVRRRVKPDNNPRLKPHDFRNFVTMFVVFVLFAVCWAPLNFIGLAVAVNPETIIPRIPEWLFVSSYYMAYFNSCLNAIIYGLLNQNFRREYKRIIVAFCTAKVFFQDSSNDAGDRMKSKPSPLITNNNQVKVDSV